The following nucleotide sequence is from Anaerolineales bacterium.
TTTTCCGGGATACTCCCGCGGCCTTAAGCATCCCGTCGACGGATGCACAATGAGCGTCGTCTCGGCCCTCGTCGGTTTGGCGATCGAAGACGGTTTGCTGCAGGGCGTCGAGCAAAAGGTTCTGGATTTCTTCCCCGAAAAGCAGGCTCAGGCGGGCGACAAGCTCAAACAACTCACGATCGACAACCTGCTGACCATGACGGTCGGCCGCAAGCAGGCCCTCACACCCGATCCGGCCGACGCCGGCCGGAACTGGGTGGAGGAATTTTTCGGCCTGCCCTTCGCCGCCGCGCCCGGAACGGCGTTCGAATACGATCCCTCGGCGGCGCACGTCCTCTCGGCCATCCTGCAGGCGGCCGCCGGAAAGCCGGTGGAGTTCTACCTGCGCGAGAAGCTGTTCGACCCGCTGGGAATCCGGGATTTCTCCTGGGCGGTGGATTCCCAGGGCGTCCCCTTCGGGAACACCGGCCTGGAAATGCGGCCGATCGACATGGCCAAATTCGGGCACCTTTACAGCAGCTTCGGGGAATGGGACGGAAGACAGGTCCTGCCCCGCGGATGGCTGGAGCTTTCCACCGCCAAGCACGCCGACACCACCGCCAAGCGCAACAGCGCCGAGGATTTCGGCTATGGCTGCCTGTGGTGGATGAACGGGTTCGAGGGCTACTCGGCCCACGGCGCCGGCGGCCAGTACATCTTCGTCATTCCGGGTTTGGACGCGGCCGCGGTCTTCACCGGCGGCTTCGACCAGAAAAACTTCACCATGCCCTACACGCTGATGCGGACCCTGATCATCCCGGCGATTTGACCGCCGCGGTACCGCGGTTCGCCGCTGATTCGGAGGAACAACCAAAGCGGGTGGAACGCCGTTCCACCCGCTTTGCGTTTGTAAAGGCGGAACAGGACCCGCAGCCTCCGGTTTCTTTTAAAAAACCGCCAAAACAGCCTATGTATAACATACTTGACATTATGTAAAGTTTGTGATATACCGCTTCTCAAGGAATAAAACTATGAAGCTTGGAAACCACATCCGGAAACTGCGCTTCGAGAAGGACGAACTGACCCAGCAGCAGCTCGCGGACCGGATCGGCACCTCGCGGATGACGGTGTACTCGATCGAGACCGGGAAATTCGTGCCGTCCACCCTGCTGGCGCTCAAGATCGCGGAAGTGTTCGGCAGAAGCGTCGAGGAAGTCTTCTTCATTGTGGAGGATGAGCATGACCGCCGCAAGAAACGCAAATAAGGCCGCGCCCCGGCCGATCGATTGGCTGGGCGGACTGTCGGTCGCCGGAATGGTTTACTGCCTGGGAATCTACCTATCCCTCCGGTCGCAGCTTACGCCGGCGATGCCTGAGCCTACCGAGGCCGTAAACTTGCTCGGAGCGTCCGTCCTTCCGATACTCGCCGCGGCGGGGATCTACCACCTGGTGATCCTGTTCCGCGGGTTCCGGATGATGGCGGCGATGCCGGCGGGGCGCTTTCTGCACGCGGGGTTCCTGGTGGCGGTCATCCTCTCGGGCTTGACCCTGGCGACCGAGCCGGTCCAGCTTTCCGAGATCGGCAAGGAATATGTCCTCTTCGACGTCGAGGGCCAATGGCTGTTCCTGATCGGCTCGACCGTCTTCCACCTGGCGGTCATGGCCGGCGGCTTCTTCTACGCCCGCGGGATTTCCGGCGGAATCCGGAACATCGACAGCCGCAGCGACGCGTTCTTTGCCACGATGCACCAGGTGGGAATCCTGTGCGGCCTGCTCGGAATTCTGGGCGTGCTGTCGTACGGCCAGTGGGGGGTGCTCGAACGCTACCGTCCCTTCCTGATCATCGTCCTGTCGGTCCTGGCGCTGCTGCCGTGGGGAACCGTCCTGGCGTTCCTGCTTATCCGCAATTGGAACAAGCCGGCTGGCGCCTGGTTCGACGAGAAACAGACCGCGGATACGGCGGTCGGCGGGTTGTGCGCGATGATGGTCGAGATGCCCCTGCTGGTCGCCCTCGGCGCGGCCGATTGGTGCGTCGGGCTCGGACAGCCGCTGCCGTTCTGGCTGATGCTGGTGTTCTTTGTCTGCCTGATCGTCTTTTCCGGCGCCGTGCTGGTGCGGAGCCGGATGGACGATTCGCCGGGTTGCGCCTGAGGCGGCGCAGTCCA
It contains:
- a CDS encoding serine hydrolase yields the protein MEKNTPKKIHRIGRREFLGLAGITLAAACKPAPPLLAAIPTTRPTRGPRTTPVEYPNGEWPSTDPGLQGIDPGAIEDMRQKIGRESLPVHAFLLIRNGFLVSEIYFPGYSRGLKHPVDGCTMSVVSALVGLAIEDGLLQGVEQKVLDFFPEKQAQAGDKLKQLTIDNLLTMTVGRKQALTPDPADAGRNWVEEFFGLPFAAAPGTAFEYDPSAAHVLSAILQAAAGKPVEFYLREKLFDPLGIRDFSWAVDSQGVPFGNTGLEMRPIDMAKFGHLYSSFGEWDGRQVLPRGWLELSTAKHADTTAKRNSAEDFGYGCLWWMNGFEGYSAHGAGGQYIFVIPGLDAAAVFTGGFDQKNFTMPYTLMRTLIIPAI
- a CDS encoding helix-turn-helix transcriptional regulator, which produces MKLGNHIRKLRFEKDELTQQQLADRIGTSRMTVYSIETGKFVPSTLLALKIAEVFGRSVEEVFFIVEDEHDRRKKRK